Proteins co-encoded in one Spirosoma endbachense genomic window:
- a CDS encoding TylF/MycF/NovP-related O-methyltransferase — protein sequence MKEQIENITKKIVNLKKYQHYISLRKKYKNYTMIPQSVFCDNLRLCNANMHLKGDVVECGTWKGGMIAAMAEIMGPNERNYYLFDSFEGLPKAEEIDGIAANEWQRNTLSPNYFDNCKTEMSFAESAMKMAGVLKPHIVKGWFSDTLPENRFTKNIAILRLDGDWYESIYLCMKYLFPCVIENGLIIIDDYYIWDGTSKAIHDYLSEIKTQSKIYTLSGGVAYIIKK from the coding sequence ATGAAGGAGCAAATTGAAAATATCACGAAAAAAATTGTTAACCTGAAAAAATATCAACATTATATATCGTTGCGCAAAAAGTACAAGAACTATACAATGATTCCGCAAAGTGTATTTTGCGACAACCTGCGCCTGTGTAATGCTAATATGCATTTAAAAGGAGACGTTGTAGAGTGCGGCACATGGAAAGGTGGCATGATTGCAGCAATGGCTGAAATTATGGGGCCTAATGAGCGTAACTACTATCTATTTGACAGCTTTGAAGGCTTACCCAAGGCCGAAGAAATCGATGGAATTGCTGCGAATGAATGGCAAAGAAATACTTTATCTCCAAATTACTTTGATAATTGTAAAACGGAAATGAGTTTTGCTGAATCCGCGATGAAAATGGCGGGTGTATTGAAGCCGCATATTGTTAAAGGTTGGTTTAGTGATACATTGCCTGAAAATCGTTTTACTAAAAATATTGCAATTCTTAGGTTGGATGGGGATTGGTATGAAAGTATATATCTGTGTATGAAGTATCTATTCCCGTGTGTAATAGAAAATGGTTTAATTATTATTGATGATTATTACATCTGGGACGGTACATCAAAAGCTATTCATGATTACTTGAGCGAAATAAAAACTCAGAGTAAAATTTATACTTTATCGGGGGGAGTAGCATATATAATAAAAAAATAA
- a CDS encoding sugar transferase: protein MHFGGLSLRSEYPNLSDTSQHSLRVPALISPDQSSVHKKIPALLQKIAQQTPWHCVQIEDIRQNKTQQKIGSIYLDELLQKAHDPNQVFEKVRQLLVGDGHFAFRIVTAENIKFNIQQKYPSHLFLLYYTIHFLFRRVLPKLNGFRKIGRLLRIPVDISKAEIIGRLIYKGFDIVAIQEGDHETLIVARINWLDNPSQSKPLPNEGVLFRMERVGLHGKPITVYKFRSMHPYAEYVQEYLYKTNGIDNGGKFRNDFRVSTGGRLIRKYWIDELPMVFNLLKGTIKLVGVRPISEHYFSLYPPHAQVVRRNHKPGLLPPFYADLPATFDEIIASELAYLKAYEQKPLVTDLRYLLLILKNIIINKARSK, encoded by the coding sequence ATGCACTTTGGTGGACTATCTCTACGGAGCGAGTATCCGAACTTGTCGGATACTTCACAACACTCGCTTAGAGTACCAGCGCTTATTTCTCCCGATCAGTCATCGGTACATAAAAAAATACCAGCCTTATTACAAAAAATCGCGCAGCAGACACCTTGGCACTGTGTCCAGATAGAGGATATTCGGCAGAATAAAACCCAGCAAAAAATAGGAAGCATATACCTTGATGAACTACTTCAGAAAGCACATGACCCAAATCAGGTTTTTGAAAAAGTCCGGCAACTGCTTGTCGGAGACGGTCATTTCGCTTTTCGAATCGTAACGGCAGAGAATATTAAATTCAATATTCAGCAAAAATACCCTTCGCACTTATTCCTTTTATACTACACGATTCATTTCCTGTTCAGGCGGGTGCTGCCCAAACTAAACGGTTTTAGAAAAATAGGCAGGCTACTCAGAATTCCGGTTGATATTTCGAAAGCAGAAATAATTGGCAGGCTTATTTATAAAGGGTTTGATATTGTTGCCATCCAGGAGGGAGACCATGAAACACTAATTGTTGCCAGAATTAACTGGTTGGATAACCCAAGCCAGTCTAAGCCGTTGCCAAATGAAGGGGTTTTATTTCGAATGGAACGGGTAGGTCTGCATGGCAAGCCCATCACTGTTTACAAGTTCCGTTCCATGCACCCTTATGCTGAGTACGTGCAGGAATACCTCTATAAAACAAATGGGATTGATAATGGAGGTAAGTTCCGAAATGACTTTAGAGTGAGCACAGGCGGGCGGTTGATCCGAAAATATTGGATCGACGAACTGCCAATGGTGTTTAACCTCCTGAAAGGAACAATTAAATTAGTAGGAGTGAGGCCTATTAGTGAGCATTATTTTAGCTTATATCCCCCTCATGCACAGGTTGTCAGGCGAAATCACAAGCCGGGTCTACTGCCACCTTTCTACGCTGATCTACCGGCAACATTCGATGAAATTATAGCTTCTGAATTGGCTTACCTGAAGGCATATGAACAGAAACCGTTGGTAACCGACTTGCGCTATCTGCTACTTATCCTTAAGAATATTATTATTAATAAAGCCAGAAGTAAATAA
- a CDS encoding nucleotide sugar dehydrogenase, whose product MQRLEETAIAIVGLGYVGLPLAVEFGKKYTVIGFDINKDRIKQLTEGYDHTLEIRQDQIVASHHLSFTYEVEDLKNCNVYIVTVPTPIDNFKKPDLSYLLKASAVVGKLLKKGDLVIYESTVYPGCTEEDCVPVLEKCSNLVYNQDFFCGYSPERINPGDKERTLTKILKITSGSTADTATFVDQLYSSIIEAGTYRAPSIKVAEAAKAIENAQRDINISFVNELALMFDRMGIDTNDVLDAASTKWNFLKFKPGLVGGHCIGVDPYYLVYKAQSLGYYPQVIASGRLINDGMGIFVAKKVLKRLISNGLQIQLSRVLILGITFKENCPDTRNTKVVDIYYELTDFGIHVDVYDPWALASDVKEEYGIELIPDIDLKQYDGIILAVAHKQFLTLDINGLKKDDKSILFDVKSIFDRRVVDIRL is encoded by the coding sequence ATGCAAAGATTAGAAGAAACCGCAATCGCGATTGTTGGATTAGGTTACGTTGGACTACCGTTAGCCGTAGAGTTCGGGAAAAAATATACAGTGATAGGATTTGATATTAATAAAGACCGTATTAAACAACTAACTGAAGGATACGATCATACCTTGGAGATTCGGCAGGATCAGATTGTGGCCTCGCATCACTTATCGTTTACCTACGAGGTTGAGGATTTAAAAAACTGTAACGTATATATCGTTACCGTACCTACACCGATTGACAATTTTAAAAAGCCAGATTTAAGTTATTTACTGAAAGCCTCAGCAGTGGTCGGAAAACTGCTAAAAAAAGGCGATCTCGTCATCTACGAATCAACAGTGTATCCGGGTTGCACAGAAGAAGATTGTGTACCTGTACTGGAAAAATGTAGCAATCTGGTCTATAATCAGGATTTTTTCTGTGGCTATTCTCCCGAACGGATCAACCCCGGCGATAAAGAACGAACGCTGACAAAAATTCTTAAAATAACGTCTGGTTCAACGGCCGATACGGCTACGTTTGTTGACCAATTGTACAGCTCAATCATAGAGGCCGGTACATACAGAGCGCCATCAATAAAGGTTGCAGAAGCCGCCAAAGCTATTGAAAATGCTCAGCGTGACATAAACATTTCATTCGTCAATGAACTGGCGCTGATGTTTGACCGAATGGGCATCGATACGAACGATGTACTGGATGCTGCCAGCACCAAATGGAATTTTTTAAAATTCAAGCCCGGATTAGTGGGAGGGCATTGCATCGGTGTTGATCCTTATTATTTGGTTTACAAGGCGCAGAGTCTGGGTTACTATCCACAGGTAATTGCTTCGGGGCGTTTGATTAATGATGGCATGGGAATATTCGTGGCTAAAAAAGTTTTAAAGCGATTGATTTCCAATGGGCTGCAGATTCAACTAAGCCGCGTATTGATCTTAGGCATCACGTTTAAAGAAAATTGCCCTGACACCCGAAATACAAAAGTTGTTGACATCTATTATGAACTTACCGATTTCGGTATCCATGTGGATGTATATGATCCCTGGGCTTTAGCGTCGGATGTGAAGGAGGAATATGGAATTGAATTGATTCCGGATATCGATTTAAAACAATACGACGGAATCATATTGGCCGTGGCGCATAAACAGTTCCTGACACTGGATATTAACGGCTTAAAAAAAGACGATAAATCGATACTTTTTGATGTAAAATCAATTTTCGACAGACGCGTTGTTGATATCCGACTTTGA
- a CDS encoding ABC transporter ATP-binding protein yields MKPIIKVENLSKQYRLGTIGTGTIREDVQRWWHRVRGKEDPYLIIGETNDRSTKGSSDYVWALKDINFEVMPGEVLGIIGKNGAGKSTLLKILSKVTGPTSGRIDFNGRIGSLLEVGTGFHPDLTGRENIFLNGAILGMTKREIRSKLDEIIDFSGCERYIDTPVKRYSSGMTVRLGFAVAAHLDPEILVVDEVLAVGDAEFQKKAIGKMQDVSRNQGRTVLFVSHNMGAVKNLCEKSIIISNGYITSTGETTDIISQYLENNINVKSRCWVSNKINYESAFIKNVYIKRILGKQPNLKLEVSIEIESAIKFNNCLIAFDITDKLDTPIFQTIPEIELEYRKNNVINLILELPPLIPGEYYISTWIGPHNTITYDWVKSVVCFEIEESPQENRTFPFSNDHGFLFMKSYMKHEGAN; encoded by the coding sequence ATGAAGCCAATTATTAAAGTCGAGAACCTATCCAAACAATACCGCTTAGGCACTATTGGTACCGGTACTATTCGTGAGGACGTTCAGCGATGGTGGCATCGCGTCCGGGGAAAAGAAGATCCTTATCTGATAATAGGCGAAACCAACGACCGTAGCACCAAAGGCAGCAGTGACTACGTATGGGCGCTTAAGGATATCAACTTTGAGGTAATGCCTGGTGAAGTATTGGGTATCATTGGAAAAAACGGAGCCGGTAAATCAACCTTATTAAAAATTCTTTCTAAGGTAACCGGACCAACTTCCGGGCGGATTGACTTCAACGGGCGAATTGGTAGTTTATTAGAGGTCGGTACTGGCTTTCACCCTGATTTGACTGGTCGCGAGAACATTTTTCTGAATGGCGCCATCCTGGGCATGACCAAACGGGAAATCCGATCCAAACTTGACGAAATCATTGACTTCTCTGGTTGCGAACGCTACATTGATACACCGGTCAAGCGTTACTCCAGCGGAATGACCGTTCGCTTAGGCTTTGCCGTTGCCGCCCACCTTGATCCCGAAATTCTGGTAGTAGATGAAGTATTAGCCGTTGGTGACGCTGAATTTCAGAAAAAAGCTATCGGTAAAATGCAGGACGTAAGCAGGAATCAGGGCAGAACAGTGCTATTTGTTAGTCATAATATGGGAGCGGTTAAAAACTTGTGCGAAAAAAGTATAATAATTTCAAATGGATATATTACTTCTACCGGGGAAACGACTGATATTATTAGCCAATATTTAGAGAATAACATAAACGTAAAGTCAAGATGTTGGGTAAGTAATAAAATAAATTATGAATCTGCTTTTATTAAAAATGTATATATCAAGAGAATTTTAGGAAAACAACCTAATTTAAAATTAGAAGTGTCTATTGAAATTGAATCTGCTATTAAATTCAATAATTGTTTAATAGCTTTTGATATTACTGATAAGTTAGATACCCCAATCTTTCAAACAATACCTGAGATTGAGCTGGAATATAGAAAAAACAATGTGATTAATTTGATTTTAGAATTACCACCGCTAATTCCGGGAGAATACTATATTTCAACTTGGATTGGCCCCCACAATACCATTACTTACGATTGGGTTAAGAGTGTAGTATGTTTCGAGATAGAAGAATCTCCGCAAGAAAATAGGACTTTCCCTTTCTCAAATGACCATGGCTTTTTATTTATGAAATCATACATGAAGCATGAAGGAGCAAATTGA
- a CDS encoding ABC transporter permease yields the protein MDTNKEIYAHSITPQNSLFDLRLAEIWRYRDLLMLFVRRDFVAKYKQTILGPVWFFIQPIFQTTVLAIVFGGMAGLSTDGVPPLLFYLAGVTAWNYFSNCLRATSNTFTANAGLFGKVYFPRAVTPLSAVISNLIQFGIGLFLFLLLYAFFVITGSTLRANSALLLLPLLILIMGFMGLGLGMLVSAMTTRYRDLQYLVEFGVQLLMYATPVIIPLSAVPAKYQSIMLANPMTGVIETFKYGFFGTGTFSWPLLGYSTGFTLIAFFVGLAVFNKTEKNFMDTV from the coding sequence GTGGACACCAATAAGGAAATTTACGCTCACTCCATTACGCCCCAGAATAGTCTATTTGACCTGCGATTAGCCGAGATATGGCGATATCGTGACCTGCTGATGCTGTTTGTTCGCCGTGATTTTGTGGCGAAATACAAACAGACTATCCTTGGGCCAGTATGGTTTTTTATTCAGCCGATTTTCCAGACGACTGTTTTGGCCATCGTCTTTGGTGGGATGGCCGGACTTTCCACCGATGGCGTTCCACCCCTGCTATTTTACCTGGCTGGTGTTACGGCCTGGAATTATTTCTCGAACTGCCTGCGAGCCACCTCGAATACTTTTACCGCCAATGCGGGCTTATTTGGCAAAGTGTATTTTCCGCGGGCCGTAACTCCGTTGTCGGCTGTTATTAGTAATCTTATTCAGTTTGGGATCGGGCTATTTCTCTTTTTGCTGCTTTACGCCTTTTTTGTCATCACGGGTAGTACGTTACGCGCCAATAGCGCGCTGCTCCTGTTACCGCTGCTCATTCTGATCATGGGTTTTATGGGACTTGGCTTAGGTATGCTTGTTTCGGCAATGACCACTCGTTACCGCGATTTGCAGTACCTGGTCGAGTTTGGTGTGCAACTGTTGATGTATGCCACACCGGTTATTATTCCATTGTCCGCTGTGCCCGCTAAATACCAGTCCATTATGCTGGCCAATCCCATGACGGGCGTTATCGAAACTTTCAAGTACGGATTTTTCGGAACCGGTACGTTTTCATGGCCGCTACTTGGTTACTCTACTGGATTCACCCTGATTGCGTTTTTCGTTGGCTTGGCGGTATTCAACAAAACAGAGAAAAACTTTATGGATACGGTTTAA
- a CDS encoding Gfo/Idh/MocA family oxidoreductase, producing the protein MNRFALIGAAGFIAPRHMKAIKETGSQLVTAFDKFDSVGVMDSYFPEADFFTEFERFDRHIDKLRRSGHPVDYVSICSPNYLHDAHIRFGLRSGANVICEKPLVLNPWNIDGLAEIEAETGKQVNNILQLRLHPSIIALKKRIENGPAHKIYDLDLAYITSRGKWYGISWKGDITKSGGIATNIGVHFFDMLTWIFGSVKQNRVHVREENQAAGYLELERARVRWFLSTDSVTLPESVKLANRQTYRSLQIEGDEIEFSDGFTDLHTKSYEQIMAGNGYGLSEAYPSIEIVNHIRNTDLTRISEDYHPLIRFQRQLVGHE; encoded by the coding sequence ATGAACAGGTTCGCTCTGATTGGCGCGGCAGGCTTTATTGCACCCCGCCACATGAAAGCTATCAAGGAAACTGGTAGCCAATTAGTAACAGCCTTCGACAAATTTGACTCGGTTGGCGTGATGGACAGTTATTTCCCGGAAGCTGATTTTTTTACAGAGTTTGAGCGATTCGATCGGCACATCGATAAATTACGCCGGTCGGGTCATCCGGTCGACTACGTTAGCATTTGTAGCCCAAACTACCTGCATGATGCCCATATTCGATTTGGTCTGCGGAGTGGTGCCAATGTAATCTGTGAGAAACCACTGGTACTGAATCCATGGAACATCGACGGATTGGCAGAAATAGAAGCCGAAACCGGTAAACAGGTCAATAATATCCTTCAACTACGGCTTCACCCAAGCATTATTGCGCTAAAAAAGCGTATCGAAAACGGACCGGCCCATAAAATTTACGACCTCGATCTTGCCTACATTACCTCACGCGGTAAGTGGTATGGCATAAGCTGGAAAGGCGACATCACGAAGTCGGGAGGTATTGCAACCAATATTGGCGTACACTTTTTCGACATGCTCACCTGGATTTTTGGCTCTGTAAAACAAAACCGTGTGCATGTGCGGGAAGAAAACCAGGCCGCCGGTTATCTGGAACTGGAACGAGCACGAGTACGCTGGTTTTTGAGCACTGACTCCGTTACGCTGCCTGAATCGGTAAAGCTGGCCAACCGGCAAACCTACCGCTCCCTACAAATTGAAGGTGATGAAATAGAGTTCAGTGACGGATTTACCGATTTGCATACAAAGAGTTATGAGCAAATTATGGCGGGTAATGGATATGGTTTGTCTGAGGCTTATCCATCCATCGAAATTGTTAATCACATTCGAAATACTGACCTAACTCGGATTAGCGAAGATTATCACCCGTTAATCCGATTCCAACGACAGTTAGTGGGGCATGAATAA
- a CDS encoding acyltransferase, whose translation MNSVFIHPTAVVDDGCIIGEGTKIWHFSHIMPDSVIGPNCNIGQNVVVSPQVELGRNVKVQNNVSIYTGVTCDDDVFLGPSMVFTNVINPRSAINRRGQYQKTHVGKGASIGANATIVCGNTIGEFSFIGAGAVVTKDVPPYALVIGNPARQAGWVSEYGHRLAFDEEEKATCPESGMVYELRQGKVFRIS comes from the coding sequence GTGAATTCCGTTTTTATACATCCCACTGCCGTTGTCGATGATGGTTGCATCATTGGCGAGGGTACTAAAATCTGGCACTTTTCGCATATTATGCCCGACTCCGTAATTGGGCCGAACTGCAACATCGGTCAGAATGTGGTGGTCTCACCCCAGGTTGAATTGGGCCGAAATGTGAAAGTTCAGAACAATGTGTCGATCTACACCGGCGTAACCTGCGATGACGACGTATTTCTGGGGCCATCCATGGTATTTACCAATGTGATTAACCCCCGAAGTGCTATTAACCGACGGGGGCAGTATCAGAAAACCCACGTTGGAAAAGGAGCAAGCATTGGCGCTAATGCGACCATTGTGTGTGGAAATACAATTGGCGAATTTTCCTTTATCGGCGCTGGCGCTGTCGTGACCAAAGATGTTCCTCCCTATGCTTTAGTGATTGGCAATCCGGCCCGGCAGGCTGGCTGGGTCAGTGAATATGGCCACCGTTTAGCGTTCGACGAGGAGGAGAAAGCTACTTGTCCGGAAAGCGGGATGGTTTATGAGCTCAGGCAGGGAAAGGTTTTTCGAATCAGTTAA
- a CDS encoding methyltransferase domain-containing protein, translating into MKYVHYDNVHNTNAAKHIVPILIELFSPNNIIDIGCGTGTWLKVFEECGINGLLGIDGDHVNKDKLHIPLNQFVEFDLEKTINIDKKYDMLLCLEVAEHLSVNRAQGLVDDLCRISDIIIFSAAIPFQGGQNHINEQYPDYWIKFFINNNFNCYDTIRPKIWNNLNIDWWYRQNIIVFTKNKLTVSTGKSNAIEPLISQNLYSQKIEEISLLTNKIDNIYNGQLTINEYLSMLLQYFNRKFFRHLATKSF; encoded by the coding sequence ATGAAATATGTTCATTACGATAATGTCCACAATACAAATGCAGCAAAGCATATTGTGCCAATACTAATAGAGTTATTTTCACCAAATAATATAATAGATATAGGTTGTGGTACTGGTACATGGCTAAAAGTCTTTGAAGAGTGTGGTATTAATGGTCTATTAGGAATTGATGGGGACCATGTCAATAAAGATAAATTACATATCCCATTAAATCAGTTTGTAGAATTCGACTTAGAAAAGACAATAAATATTGATAAAAAATATGACATGCTGTTATGCTTAGAAGTAGCGGAACATTTGTCTGTTAATCGAGCACAGGGATTGGTGGATGATTTATGCCGAATTAGTGATATAATAATATTTTCTGCAGCAATACCATTTCAAGGCGGTCAAAATCACATAAACGAGCAATATCCTGATTACTGGATAAAGTTTTTCATAAATAATAATTTTAACTGCTACGATACTATTCGCCCTAAGATATGGAATAATTTAAATATAGATTGGTGGTACAGACAAAATATTATAGTATTCACTAAAAATAAACTGACTGTAAGCACAGGTAAAAGTAACGCAATTGAGCCGTTAATTTCGCAGAACCTATATTCGCAAAAAATAGAAGAAATATCGTTGTTGACCAATAAAATTGACAATATATATAATGGCCAATTAACTATTAATGAGTATCTAAGTATGCTTTTGCAGTATTTTAATCGTAAATTTTTTAGACATTTAGCTACTAAATCTTTTTAG
- a CDS encoding DegT/DnrJ/EryC1/StrS family aminotransferase, whose protein sequence is MVDLKNQYLKIKPVIDAAIQECIDTSSFIKGPQLGRFEKRFANYLNVRHVIACANGTDALQIAMMALDLQPDDEVIVPAFTYVATAEVIALLRLKPVMVDVDPQTFTISPAAIEQAITAKTKLVVPVHLFGQCADMERIETICSAHDLFMVEDAAQAVGASYTFSNGHKYSAGAMGTLGTTSFFPSKNLGCFGDGGAIYTTSDVLAEKVKMIANHGQIRKYEHEIIGVNSRLDSIQAAVLNEKLNYLTEYTQARQQVAAAYDEAFENIEAIEVPYRMPGSDHVFHQYTLKVPAAERDNLQLYLSQKKIPSMVYYPKPLHSQKAYQTIGRVVGDLSVTEALCKRVISLPIHTELSDEQVSYISEAIVDFFS, encoded by the coding sequence ATGGTTGATTTGAAAAATCAATACTTGAAAATCAAACCAGTTATTGATGCGGCTATTCAGGAATGTATCGATACGAGCAGTTTCATTAAAGGGCCTCAGTTGGGTAGATTCGAAAAACGATTTGCTAACTATCTCAATGTTAGGCATGTTATTGCCTGCGCCAACGGTACCGATGCATTGCAGATAGCCATGATGGCTTTAGATCTCCAGCCCGATGATGAAGTTATTGTTCCAGCCTTTACGTATGTAGCCACTGCCGAAGTTATTGCCTTACTTCGCCTGAAGCCGGTGATGGTTGATGTTGACCCGCAAACATTCACCATTAGCCCGGCGGCCATTGAGCAAGCTATAACCGCGAAAACAAAATTGGTTGTTCCTGTTCACCTCTTCGGTCAGTGCGCCGATATGGAACGAATTGAAACGATTTGTTCGGCCCATGATCTGTTTATGGTAGAAGATGCGGCACAGGCTGTTGGCGCTTCCTACACGTTCAGCAACGGGCATAAGTACTCGGCTGGCGCGATGGGTACGCTGGGTACAACCTCATTTTTTCCTTCCAAAAATTTGGGCTGCTTTGGCGATGGCGGAGCTATCTACACGACGAGTGATGTGTTGGCAGAGAAAGTAAAAATGATTGCGAATCATGGTCAAATCCGAAAATACGAGCACGAAATCATCGGCGTAAATTCCCGGTTAGATTCTATTCAGGCGGCCGTATTAAATGAAAAACTTAACTACCTGACGGAATATACCCAGGCCCGTCAGCAGGTTGCAGCGGCCTATGATGAGGCTTTCGAGAACATTGAAGCCATCGAAGTACCTTATCGAATGCCCGGATCAGACCATGTTTTTCACCAGTATACACTTAAAGTCCCAGCTGCTGAGCGTGACAACCTGCAACTGTACTTAAGTCAGAAAAAAATACCCAGTATGGTATATTATCCCAAGCCGCTACATAGTCAGAAAGCGTATCAAACGATTGGGCGGGTCGTAGGAGATTTGTCGGTAACCGAAGCGTTGTGTAAGCGTGTCATTTCGTTGCCAATTCATACGGAACTGTCTGACGAACAGGTCAGCTATATTTCTGAAGCCATTGTCGATTTTTTTTCCTGA